In Pseudomonas nunensis, a single window of DNA contains:
- a CDS encoding YybH family protein, with the protein MNERDQVLKAAADLVTAFARNDREAYFGAFSADASFVFYTLEQPLLSRDAYQALWDNWRAEDGFEVLSCTSSNAFVSLQGDVAIFIHDVATELRMQGEQHFSQERETIVFKKQASGQEQQGLWLACHEHLSAMPEGLPSP; encoded by the coding sequence ATGAACGAACGCGATCAGGTTTTAAAAGCCGCCGCCGATCTGGTGACTGCTTTCGCCCGTAACGATCGCGAAGCCTACTTCGGCGCCTTCAGCGCCGATGCCAGCTTCGTGTTCTACACCCTCGAACAGCCCCTGCTGTCGCGCGATGCCTATCAGGCATTGTGGGACAACTGGCGCGCCGAGGACGGCTTCGAAGTGCTCTCGTGCACTTCAAGCAACGCCTTTGTCAGCCTGCAAGGTGACGTGGCGATTTTCATCCATGACGTGGCCACCGAGCTGCGCATGCAAGGGGAGCAACACTTCAGCCAGGAGCGCGAGACGATTGTTTTCAAGAAACAAGCGTCTGGCCAAGAACAACAAGGCCTATGGCTGGCCTGTCATGAACATTTGTCCGCAATGCCGGAAGGGCTGCCATCCCCTTAG
- a CDS encoding MBL fold metallo-hydrolase, giving the protein MKIVSRDQWFEVKQLSDGIRLIHEPYIRPFYRCNLWHIQGRDKDLLLDSGSGLVSLREQLPWITERPLVAVASHCHFDHIAGHHEFPERLVHPAEAQILAEPDGENTLSTAFVGDEMFEAHPDCPLCYAEYRVKAAPATGMIEEGDVLDLGDRVLQVLHTPGHSPGGISLYEAATETLFSGDIIYDGPLIEDAYHSNLDDYARSLQRLHALPIRTVHGGHFGSFSGEHLRTMIDEWQRSHG; this is encoded by the coding sequence ATGAAGATTGTTTCTCGCGACCAGTGGTTCGAGGTCAAACAACTCAGTGATGGCATTCGCCTGATTCACGAGCCTTACATCCGGCCGTTCTACCGCTGCAACCTCTGGCACATCCAGGGCCGCGACAAGGACCTGCTGCTGGACAGCGGCTCGGGGCTGGTGAGCCTGCGCGAGCAACTGCCGTGGATCACCGAACGGCCGTTAGTGGCGGTGGCCAGCCATTGCCATTTCGACCACATCGCCGGACATCACGAATTCCCCGAACGGCTGGTGCACCCGGCCGAAGCACAGATCCTCGCCGAGCCCGATGGCGAGAACACCTTGAGCACGGCGTTTGTCGGCGACGAGATGTTCGAGGCGCATCCCGACTGCCCGTTGTGCTACGCCGAATACCGGGTCAAAGCCGCGCCGGCCACCGGGATGATTGAAGAAGGCGATGTGCTGGACCTGGGTGATCGCGTGCTGCAAGTGCTGCACACGCCGGGGCATTCACCGGGTGGCATCAGCCTGTATGAAGCGGCCACCGAGACCTTGTTCAGCGGCGACATCATCTACGACGGGCCGCTGATCGAAGACGCCTACCATTCCAACCTCGACGACTACGCCCGCAGTTTGCAGCGCTTGCACGCATTGCCGATCCGCACCGTGCATGGCGGGCATTTCGGCAGTTTCTCCGGGGAACATTTGCGCACGATGATTGACGAGTGGCAGCGCTCCCACGGCTGA
- the speB gene encoding agmatinase, whose translation MDKILHQPLGGNEMPRFGGIATMMRLPHLTTAAGLDAAFIGVPLDIGTSLRPGTRFGPREIRAESVMIRPYNMATGAAPFDSLSVADIGDVAINTFNLLDAVRIIEESYHSILEHDVIPLTLGGDHTITLPILRAIHKKHGKVGLVHIDAHADVNDHMFGEKIAHGTTFRRAVEEGLLDPDRVVQIGLRAQGYTSEDFNWSRKQGFRVVQAEECWHKSLAPLMAEVREKVGGGPVYLSFDIDGIDPAWAPGTGTPEIGGLTTIQAIEIVRGCQGLDLVGCDLVEVSPAYDTTGNTSLLAANLLYEMLCVLPGVAHR comes from the coding sequence GTGGACAAGATTCTTCACCAACCACTGGGCGGCAATGAAATGCCGCGCTTCGGCGGCATCGCCACCATGATGCGACTCCCCCATTTGACTACCGCTGCCGGCCTGGACGCTGCCTTTATTGGCGTGCCGCTGGACATCGGTACTTCCCTGCGCCCCGGGACCCGTTTCGGACCTCGCGAAATCCGCGCTGAATCGGTAATGATCCGCCCGTACAACATGGCCACCGGCGCTGCACCGTTCGATTCGCTGTCGGTTGCCGACATCGGCGACGTGGCGATCAACACCTTCAACCTGCTCGACGCCGTGCGGATCATCGAAGAGTCCTATCACAGCATCCTCGAACACGACGTGATCCCGCTGACCTTGGGCGGCGACCACACCATCACCCTGCCGATCCTGCGTGCCATCCATAAAAAGCACGGCAAGGTCGGCCTGGTGCACATCGACGCTCACGCCGATGTGAACGATCACATGTTTGGCGAGAAAATCGCCCACGGCACCACGTTCCGTCGCGCCGTCGAAGAAGGTCTTCTGGACCCCGACCGCGTGGTGCAAATCGGCCTGCGCGCCCAGGGCTACACCTCCGAAGACTTCAACTGGAGCCGTAAACAAGGCTTCCGTGTGGTTCAAGCCGAAGAGTGCTGGCACAAATCCCTGGCGCCGCTGATGGCTGAAGTTCGCGAGAAAGTCGGCGGCGGTCCGGTGTACCTGAGTTTTGACATCGACGGCATCGACCCGGCGTGGGCTCCTGGCACCGGCACCCCGGAAATCGGTGGTCTGACGACCATTCAGGCGATTGAAATCGTGCGTGGCTGCCAAGGCCTCGACCTGGTCGGTTGCGATCTGGTAGAAGTCTCGCCCGCTTATGACACCACCGGTAATACCTCGCTGCTGGCCGCCAACCTGCTGTACGAAATGCTCTGCGTACTGCCTGGCGTGGCCCACCGCTGA
- a CDS encoding LysR family transcriptional regulator, whose amino-acid sequence MANALPDLKLLRIFVSVVRHQGFANAQQELNLSTSAISTYMSQLEAALGLVLCHRGRGGFSLTSKGELFHQETLRLLGELEGFEQYAAALKGELRGTLNLGVIDSTVSDKALPFAEAIGAYSQEHPAVHLHLSVMSPYELQLGVQDNRLDLAIGAFSTRMSGLVYMPLYREQHWLYCSSRHPLFTERRIPEQVITQQRMVGRGYWSQAELARHGFKHSAATVESMEAQLILVLSGAYIGYLPEHYAQAWADKGDLRVLLPATFGYQAPFSMIVRRGRSREPLIQTFRDLLKAQLNQAA is encoded by the coding sequence ATGGCCAACGCTTTACCCGACCTGAAACTATTGCGCATTTTCGTCAGCGTGGTCCGCCATCAGGGGTTCGCCAACGCCCAGCAAGAACTCAACCTCTCGACGTCGGCCATCAGCACTTACATGAGCCAGCTCGAAGCGGCGTTGGGCCTGGTGCTCTGCCATCGCGGGCGCGGCGGTTTCAGCCTGACCAGCAAGGGTGAGTTGTTCCATCAGGAAACCTTGCGGCTGCTCGGCGAACTCGAAGGCTTCGAGCAATACGCGGCAGCGCTCAAAGGCGAACTGCGCGGAACGCTGAACCTCGGGGTCATCGACTCCACTGTCAGCGACAAGGCCTTGCCCTTCGCCGAAGCCATCGGCGCCTACAGTCAGGAACACCCGGCCGTGCATTTGCACCTGTCGGTGATGAGCCCCTACGAACTGCAACTCGGCGTGCAGGACAACCGCCTCGACCTGGCCATCGGTGCGTTTTCCACGCGCATGAGCGGGTTGGTCTACATGCCGCTGTACCGCGAGCAACATTGGTTGTATTGCAGCAGCCGCCATCCGCTGTTCACCGAACGGCGCATTCCCGAGCAAGTCATCACCCAGCAACGCATGGTCGGGCGCGGCTACTGGAGCCAGGCGGAATTGGCGCGCCACGGTTTCAAACACAGCGCCGCCACTGTGGAAAGTATGGAAGCGCAACTGATCCTGGTGCTGTCCGGCGCCTACATCGGCTACCTGCCGGAGCACTACGCCCAGGCCTGGGCCGACAAGGGTGATTTGCGGGTGCTATTGCCGGCGACCTTCGGTTATCAGGCGCCGTTCTCAATGATCGTGCGCCGGGGCCGCAGCCGCGAGCCGCTGATCCAGACCTTCCGTGATTTGCTTAAAGCACAGCTCAATCAGGCTGCGTAA
- a CDS encoding sodium:solute symporter: protein MALDLFVVLIYAAAMLILGYYGMRKAKTNEDFLVAGRNLGPSLYMGTMAATVLGGASTVGTVRLGYVHGISGFWLCAALGCGIVALNLFLAKPLLKLKIYTVTQVLEKRYNPMARSASAVIMLAYALMIGVVSILAIGTVLQVLFDLPFWLSILLGGGVVVIYSAIGGMWSLTLTDIVQFVIKTVGLMFILLPICLYRVGGWDELVLKLPASAFSFTTIGWDTIITYFMIYFFGILIGQDIWQRVFTVKSAKVAQVAGTFAGFYCILYGLACALIGMAAHVLIPDLDNVNNAFAAIVKLSLPDGIRGLVIAAALAAMMSTASAGLLAAATTLTEDLLPKLRGGKQSSLGMNRLFTLLTGLVVLGIALVVNDVISALTLAYNLLVGGMLIPLIGAIFWKRATTAGAIASMGMGFATALLFMFKDGLDSNTPIYYSLGVGLVSFVLVSLMSRRPAVVASAI, encoded by the coding sequence ATGGCATTGGATTTATTCGTCGTACTCATCTACGCCGCCGCGATGCTGATACTCGGCTATTACGGCATGCGCAAAGCCAAGACCAACGAAGACTTTTTGGTCGCCGGTCGTAACCTCGGCCCGAGCCTGTACATGGGTACCATGGCTGCCACCGTACTGGGTGGCGCTTCCACCGTCGGCACCGTGCGTTTGGGCTACGTGCATGGCATCTCTGGTTTCTGGCTGTGTGCCGCACTCGGTTGCGGGATCGTGGCGCTGAACCTGTTCCTCGCCAAACCGCTGCTGAAACTGAAGATCTACACCGTTACCCAGGTCCTGGAAAAACGCTACAACCCGATGGCCCGCTCGGCGAGCGCGGTGATCATGCTGGCGTATGCATTGATGATCGGCGTGGTTTCGATCCTGGCCATCGGCACCGTGCTGCAAGTGCTGTTCGACCTGCCGTTCTGGCTGTCGATCTTGCTCGGCGGTGGCGTGGTGGTGATCTACTCCGCGATCGGCGGCATGTGGTCGCTGACCCTGACCGACATCGTCCAGTTCGTGATCAAGACCGTGGGCCTGATGTTCATCCTGTTGCCGATCTGCCTGTACCGCGTCGGCGGCTGGGATGAATTGGTGTTGAAACTGCCGGCAAGCGCCTTCAGCTTCACTACGATCGGTTGGGACACCATCATCACCTACTTCATGATCTACTTCTTCGGGATCCTGATCGGTCAGGACATCTGGCAACGGGTGTTCACCGTCAAGAGCGCCAAAGTGGCGCAGGTCGCCGGTACATTCGCAGGCTTCTACTGCATCCTTTACGGACTGGCCTGCGCGCTGATCGGCATGGCCGCGCATGTGCTGATCCCGGATCTGGACAACGTCAACAACGCCTTTGCCGCCATCGTCAAACTGTCCCTGCCGGACGGTATCCGTGGCCTGGTGATCGCCGCGGCACTGGCTGCGATGATGTCCACCGCCAGCGCCGGCCTGCTCGCCGCTGCCACCACCCTGACCGAAGACCTGCTGCCGAAACTGCGCGGTGGTAAACAGTCGAGCCTGGGCATGAACCGCCTGTTCACGCTGTTGACCGGCCTCGTCGTACTCGGCATCGCTCTGGTCGTGAATGACGTAATCAGCGCCCTGACCCTGGCCTATAACCTGTTGGTGGGTGGCATGCTGATCCCGTTGATCGGTGCGATTTTCTGGAAACGCGCGACCACCGCCGGCGCTATCGCCAGCATGGGCATGGGCTTCGCCACGGCGCTGTTGTTCATGTTCAAGGACGGTCTGGACTCCAACACGCCGATCTACTACAGCCTGGGTGTGGGTCTGGTGAGTTTTGTGCTGGTGAGCCTGATGTCGCGTCGCCCCGCTGTTGTGGCGAGTGCGATCTAA
- a CDS encoding HlyD family type I secretion periplasmic adaptor subunit translates to MARSSSDVSKDRGYFGSFSKSAESEYMPETAGAALQDSPRLSRITVWLAAGLLISGLVWAKFAVLQEVTMGEGKAIPSSKVQVIQNLEGGIVSEIFVREGQMVNKGDTLLRLDDTRFLSNKGESEADRYSLTAKVERLSAEAEGRPFKLSDEVIAKAPQVAEDERSLYEQRQRRLASEQRTLSEQLRQKTQELAEFRSKQGQFSSSLALLQQEMNMSAPLVGTGAVSPVEILRLKRSAVEIRGSLNATTLAIPRAESAINEIKSKIDESEQSFRSDAAKELNEKRTDLSKITASSIAIDDRVTRTTVVSPVHGIIKVLKVNTIGGVVQPGSDMVEIVPLEDNLLIEAKVRPQDVAFLHPGQKAMVKFSAYDYTIYGGLSAKLELIGADTITDDKGNSFYLIQVRTDKNHLGGDVKPLLIIPGMVATVDIITGEKSVLDYLLKPVLKARTEAMRER, encoded by the coding sequence ATGGCTCGTTCATCGTCCGATGTCTCAAAGGATCGCGGCTACTTCGGCAGCTTCAGCAAAAGTGCGGAGAGCGAATACATGCCGGAAACCGCCGGCGCCGCGTTGCAGGACTCCCCGCGCCTGTCGCGGATCACCGTTTGGCTGGCGGCGGGGCTGCTGATTTCCGGGCTGGTCTGGGCCAAATTCGCAGTACTACAGGAAGTGACCATGGGCGAAGGCAAGGCGATTCCGTCGAGCAAGGTCCAGGTGATCCAGAACCTCGAAGGCGGCATCGTCTCCGAGATTTTCGTCCGCGAAGGGCAAATGGTGAACAAGGGCGACACCCTGCTGCGCCTGGATGACACGCGGTTTCTGTCGAACAAGGGCGAAAGCGAGGCGGATCGCTATTCGTTGACCGCGAAGGTCGAGCGCTTGTCGGCGGAGGCTGAGGGGCGGCCGTTCAAGCTGTCGGACGAAGTGATCGCCAAGGCGCCTCAAGTGGCCGAAGACGAACGCTCGCTGTACGAACAACGGCAACGGCGACTGGCCAGTGAACAACGCACCTTGAGTGAACAACTTCGGCAAAAAACCCAGGAACTGGCAGAGTTCCGCTCGAAACAGGGGCAATTCAGTTCCAGCCTGGCGTTGTTGCAACAAGAGATGAACATGTCCGCGCCGCTGGTGGGCACCGGGGCGGTGTCGCCGGTGGAAATCCTGCGGCTCAAGCGCAGCGCGGTGGAAATTCGCGGTTCGTTGAACGCGACCACACTGGCGATTCCTCGGGCGGAATCGGCGATCAATGAGATAAAAAGCAAGATCGACGAATCGGAACAATCATTCCGTTCCGACGCGGCCAAAGAGCTGAATGAGAAACGCACCGACCTGTCGAAAATCACTGCTTCGAGCATTGCCATCGACGATCGCGTGACTCGTACAACTGTGGTGTCGCCGGTGCACGGGATTATCAAGGTGCTGAAGGTCAACACTATTGGCGGCGTGGTTCAGCCCGGCAGCGACATGGTGGAAATCGTGCCGCTGGAAGACAACCTGCTGATCGAAGCCAAGGTCCGACCACAGGACGTGGCGTTCCTGCACCCGGGTCAGAAAGCCATGGTCAAGTTCAGTGCCTATGACTACACGATTTATGGTGGGCTGAGCGCCAAACTGGAGTTGATCGGCGCGGACACGATTACCGATGACAAGGGCAACAGCTTCTATTTGATTCAGGTGCGCACCGATAAGAACCACTTGGGCGGGGATGTAAAACCGTTGCTGATTATTCCGGGGATGGTGGCGACGGTGGACATTATTACCGGGGAGAAAAGTGTGCTGGATTATCTGCTGAAACCGGTGCTGAAGGCGCGGACAGAGGCGATGCGCGAAAGGTAG
- a CDS encoding tRNA-uridine aminocarboxypropyltransferase: protein MSRIQCPRCLRPQTHCLCPLIPSLDSRTRVLLLQHPSEVNHALNTARLAALGLKNAELIVGEVFEDLPVLLNRPGYQARLLFPAEEAQPLQAYTSTDEPLLLVVPDGTWRKARKMLHLNPLLAALPRVTLAEGGVSRYRLRKAPGPGALSTVEAIVQALQTLEPPTTFEPLLKPFEALIEGQIAAMGEETFQRNHGPK, encoded by the coding sequence ATGTCCAGAATTCAATGCCCACGCTGCCTGCGCCCGCAAACCCATTGCCTGTGTCCACTGATCCCGAGCCTCGACAGCCGCACTCGGGTGTTGCTGTTGCAGCATCCCAGCGAAGTGAACCATGCGCTGAACACCGCGCGGCTGGCGGCGTTGGGGCTGAAGAATGCCGAGTTGATCGTCGGTGAAGTGTTTGAGGATTTGCCGGTGTTGTTGAATCGACCGGGGTATCAGGCGCGATTACTGTTTCCCGCTGAAGAGGCGCAGCCGTTACAGGCTTACACCTCAACCGATGAACCCTTGCTGCTGGTGGTCCCGGACGGCACCTGGCGCAAGGCGCGAAAAATGTTGCACCTCAATCCGCTGCTGGCGGCGTTGCCTCGGGTGACGTTGGCGGAGGGCGGCGTGTCGCGCTATCGATTGCGCAAAGCGCCGGGGCCAGGGGCGTTATCGACGGTGGAGGCGATTGTGCAGGCGTTACAGACCCTGGAACCGCCGACCACGTTTGAGCCGTTGTTAAAGCCCTTCGAGGCGTTGATAGAAGGGCAGATTGCGGCGATGGGTGAGGAAACCTTCCAGCGTAACCATGGGCCGAAATAG
- a CDS encoding purine-cytosine permease family protein → MNNNNKDKDQSLTQIETYGVEQIPDSERTAGPTDLFRMIFGGSNTFATAVLGSFPVLFGLSFQAGVWAIVLGVLLGSLILAPMGLFGPINGTNNAVSSGAHFGVHGRIVGSFLSLLTAIAFFSLSVWSSGDALIGGAKRLIGLPETDLTLGLAYGLFAILVLTVCIYGFRFLLWVNKIAVWSASLLFLLGIFAFAGPFDVNFAGTVSMGQPGFWAAFIGAALVAMSNPISFGAFLGDWSRYIPRDTPKGRIMAAVVISQIATFIPFLFGLATATIVAIKAPDYIAANNYVGGLLAVSPSWFFLPVCLIAVIGGMSTGTTSLYGTGLDMSSVFPRVLSRVKATLLIGVMSIAFIFIGRFAANLVQSVSTFAVLIITCTTPWMVIMIIGLVVRRGFYCPDDLQVFTRGEKGGRYWFTHGWNWRGLGAWIPSALVGLCFVNLPGQFVGVLGDLAGGIDISLPVTLGLASLVYLTLLSLFPEPREVFGPQDARSKGTNTVAKPELRQPA, encoded by the coding sequence ATGAATAACAACAACAAAGACAAAGACCAAAGCCTTACGCAAATTGAAACCTACGGGGTCGAACAGATCCCGGACAGCGAACGCACCGCAGGCCCGACGGACTTGTTCCGGATGATCTTCGGCGGTTCCAACACCTTTGCCACCGCCGTGCTCGGCAGTTTCCCGGTGCTGTTCGGCCTCTCGTTCCAGGCCGGTGTCTGGGCGATCGTGCTGGGCGTGTTGCTGGGTTCGCTGATCCTCGCGCCGATGGGCCTGTTCGGCCCGATCAACGGCACCAACAACGCCGTGTCTTCCGGTGCACACTTCGGCGTGCACGGGCGGATTGTCGGTTCGTTCCTGTCGCTGTTGACCGCCATCGCCTTCTTCTCGCTCTCGGTGTGGAGTTCAGGGGATGCGCTGATCGGTGGCGCCAAACGCCTGATCGGCCTGCCGGAAACCGACCTGACCCTGGGCCTGGCCTACGGTCTGTTCGCGATTCTGGTGCTGACCGTGTGCATCTACGGCTTCCGCTTCCTGCTGTGGGTCAACAAGATCGCGGTGTGGAGCGCCAGCCTGCTGTTCTTGCTGGGCATCTTCGCGTTCGCCGGTCCCTTCGATGTGAACTTCGCCGGCACCGTCAGCATGGGTCAACCAGGGTTCTGGGCCGCGTTCATCGGCGCTGCGCTGGTGGCGATGAGCAACCCGATTTCCTTCGGTGCGTTCCTCGGTGACTGGTCGCGCTACATCCCGCGCGACACGCCAAAAGGCCGGATCATGGCGGCGGTGGTGATCTCGCAGATCGCGACCTTCATCCCGTTCCTGTTCGGCCTGGCCACCGCGACCATCGTGGCGATCAAGGCACCGGACTACATCGCAGCCAACAACTACGTCGGCGGTCTGCTGGCGGTGTCGCCGAGCTGGTTCTTCCTGCCGGTGTGCCTGATCGCGGTGATCGGCGGCATGTCCACCGGCACCACGTCGCTGTATGGCACCGGGCTGGACATGTCCAGCGTGTTCCCTCGGGTGCTGTCGCGGGTCAAGGCGACGTTGCTGATCGGCGTGATGTCGATTGCCTTCATCTTCATCGGGCGCTTCGCGGCGAACCTGGTGCAGAGCGTGTCGACCTTCGCCGTACTGATCATCACCTGCACCACCCCATGGATGGTGATCATGATCATCGGCCTGGTAGTGCGTCGCGGCTTCTACTGCCCGGATGACCTGCAAGTGTTCACCCGTGGCGAGAAAGGTGGCCGCTACTGGTTCACCCACGGCTGGAACTGGCGCGGCCTGGGTGCGTGGATCCCGAGCGCACTGGTCGGCCTGTGCTTCGTGAACCTGCCGGGGCAGTTTGTCGGCGTGCTGGGCGACCTGGCCGGCGGCATCGACATCAGCCTGCCGGTGACCCTGGGCCTGGCTTCGCTGGTGTACCTGACATTGCTCAGCCTGTTCCCGGAACCACGGGAAGTGTTCGGGCCGCAGGATGCGCGAAGCAAAGGCACCAACACCGTCGCAAAGCCTGAACTCCGTCAGCCCGCCTGA
- a CDS encoding type I secretion system permease/ATPase, with the protein MTSMEPGNTGVDPRLSFDDPLLDGLLILCKLHGAAVSRASLSAGLPLNKQRMSLDLLPRAAARASLQARLLRRDLADISALNLPVLLILNDGRTAVLRRFGDDGQLLILPCEAEGGEQWVSREELTANYSGQALFARPRHELEDLRSPLVPRVEAWFRDTLKLSKWLYSDAILASFLINLLGLMVPLFVMQTYDRVVPNQATSTLWVLAIGLLIGTGFELVLRVVRAHLLDTAGKKTDVILSATLFERITGMAMKARPATIGGFAQSIHDFQGLREFLTAVTLTSLIDLPFAVLMLVVIGLLGGWLVVIPLLAFPITIIFAMVIQVRLRDTVQKSLSLGAERQALLIETLGGLETLKACSAESERQHKWESTHGALTRLDSHARNLSALATNGTLFIQQFSGMATIVAGVYSIIAGNLSVGALVATYMLGSRVLAPLGQIAGLITRYQQAQLTMRSTDALMSLPQERDAKQRPLERTQLQGAMDVSGVTFHYNGQNAPALANISFSVKPGERIGIIGRSGSGKSTLARLVMGFYAPEEGQLLLDGLDLRQLDVADLRQQIGYVAHDLPLLAGSLRDNLTLGARYVSDSRMLEVAELTGVTELARQHPQGFDRPVGERGQLLSGGQRQAVLLARALLLDPPIMLLDEPTSAMDNSSEDVLRQKLHSWVQGKTLLLVTHRTSMLSLVDRLVVLDNGRIVADGPKEAVIDALRKGRVGSAAV; encoded by the coding sequence TTGACTAGCATGGAACCCGGCAACACGGGTGTCGATCCGCGCCTTAGCTTCGATGACCCGCTTCTGGACGGTCTGTTGATCCTCTGCAAACTCCACGGTGCGGCGGTCAGCCGCGCCAGCCTGAGTGCCGGCCTGCCCCTGAACAAACAACGCATGAGCCTGGACCTGCTGCCCCGCGCAGCGGCCCGGGCGAGTTTGCAGGCGCGTTTGCTGCGTCGGGACCTGGCGGATATTTCTGCCCTCAACCTGCCGGTGCTACTGATCCTCAACGATGGCCGCACTGCCGTGCTGCGGCGTTTTGGCGATGACGGCCAGTTGCTGATTCTGCCTTGCGAAGCCGAGGGCGGTGAACAATGGGTCAGCCGTGAAGAGCTGACCGCCAATTACAGCGGCCAGGCATTATTCGCCCGGCCGCGCCATGAACTCGAAGACTTGCGCTCGCCGCTCGTGCCGCGCGTCGAAGCGTGGTTTCGCGACACGCTGAAGCTGTCGAAATGGCTGTACAGCGATGCGATCCTCGCGAGTTTCCTGATCAACCTGCTGGGGCTGATGGTGCCCCTGTTCGTGATGCAGACCTACGACCGGGTGGTGCCGAACCAGGCCACTTCGACCCTGTGGGTGTTGGCCATCGGTTTGCTGATCGGCACCGGGTTCGAACTGGTGCTGCGAGTAGTCCGCGCGCACTTGCTGGACACCGCCGGCAAGAAAACCGACGTGATCCTTTCCGCCACCCTGTTCGAACGCATCACCGGCATGGCGATGAAAGCCCGGCCAGCGACCATTGGCGGTTTCGCCCAGAGCATCCATGACTTCCAGGGCCTGCGGGAATTTCTCACCGCCGTGACCCTGACCAGCCTGATCGACCTGCCGTTCGCCGTGCTGATGCTGGTGGTGATCGGCCTGCTCGGCGGCTGGCTGGTGGTGATTCCGTTGCTGGCGTTTCCGATCACGATCATTTTCGCGATGGTGATCCAGGTACGTCTGCGCGACACCGTGCAAAAAAGTCTGAGCCTCGGCGCCGAACGCCAGGCGCTGCTGATCGAAACCCTCGGCGGCCTGGAAACTCTCAAGGCGTGCAGCGCTGAAAGCGAGCGCCAGCACAAATGGGAGAGCACCCACGGCGCCCTCACCCGCCTCGACAGCCATGCGCGCAACCTCTCGGCCCTGGCGACCAACGGCACGTTGTTCATCCAGCAATTTTCCGGCATGGCGACCATCGTCGCCGGGGTCTACAGCATCATCGCCGGCAACCTCAGCGTCGGCGCGCTGGTGGCGACCTACATGCTCGGCAGCCGTGTGTTGGCACCGCTGGGGCAGATCGCCGGTTTGATCACCCGTTACCAGCAAGCGCAATTAACCATGCGCAGCACCGATGCGCTGATGTCATTGCCGCAAGAACGCGACGCGAAACAACGGCCACTGGAGCGCACGCAACTGCAAGGCGCGATGGACGTCAGCGGTGTGACCTTCCACTACAACGGGCAGAACGCACCCGCGCTGGCCAACATCAGTTTCAGCGTCAAACCCGGCGAACGGATCGGCATCATCGGCCGCAGCGGTTCGGGCAAAAGCACCCTCGCCCGTTTGGTGATGGGTTTCTACGCACCGGAAGAAGGCCAATTGCTGCTCGATGGCCTGGACCTGCGGCAACTCGACGTCGCCGACCTGCGCCAACAGATTGGTTATGTCGCCCATGACCTGCCGCTGTTGGCCGGCAGCCTGCGCGACAACCTGACCCTCGGCGCCCGCTACGTCAGCGACTCGCGGATGCTCGAAGTCGCGGAATTGACCGGCGTCACCGAGCTCGCGCGCCAACACCCACAGGGCTTCGACCGGCCCGTGGGTGAGCGCGGGCAGTTACTTTCGGGCGGTCAACGCCAAGCCGTATTGCTCGCTCGGGCGCTGTTACTCGACCCGCCGATCATGCTGCTCGACGAACCCACCAGCGCCATGGACAACAGCAGCGAAGACGTCCTGCGGCAAAAACTCCACAGCTGGGTCCAGGGCAAAACCTTGCTGCTGGTGACCCACCGCACCTCGATGCTCAGCCTGGTGGATCGGCTGGTGGTGCTGGACAACGGACGGATCGTCGCCGACGGTCCGAAAGAAGCGGTCATCGATGCACTGCGCAAGGGCCGTGTCGGCTCTGCGGCTGTCTAG
- a CDS encoding phosphopantetheine-containing protein → MKRAAVRAAVHRFISRLLERQDDFDDNASLAQLGLDKEDIEELIFHLEDELGLTAFTAEEDRMLKDARTAEDLSRFLVRIGRH, encoded by the coding sequence ATGAAAAGAGCCGCCGTGCGTGCTGCCGTGCACCGTTTCATCAGCCGCTTGCTGGAACGTCAGGATGACTTCGACGACAACGCCAGCCTGGCGCAGTTGGGCCTGGATAAAGAAGATATCGAGGAATTGATCTTCCATCTGGAAGATGAGTTGGGATTGACGGCATTTACGGCGGAGGAAGACCGGATGCTCAAGGACGCCAGGACGGCGGAGGATTTGAGTCGGTTTTTAGTGAGGATTGGGCGACATTGA
- a CDS encoding PA1414 family protein, whose protein sequence is MKEKIQNWLHDLGVALGLIEPPLQPVPIRTDDEQRRRQQRRR, encoded by the coding sequence ATGAAAGAGAAAATCCAAAACTGGCTGCACGACCTGGGTGTCGCACTCGGTTTGATCGAACCGCCTCTGCAACCTGTGCCTATTCGCACTGACGACGAACAGCGCCGACGCCAGCAGCGCCGCCGGTAA